A stretch of Lactuca sativa cultivar Salinas chromosome 6, Lsat_Salinas_v11, whole genome shotgun sequence DNA encodes these proteins:
- the LOC111908849 gene encoding uncharacterized acetyltransferase At3g50280 yields MASATVRRISECFIKPLHDLPPDAKQPIYFTPFELIYLNANYSQKGLLFAKPSPPENHHFSITTFLEDLRRSLSATLTHFYPLAARLATRKEENPPSYVIYIDPENIPGVKFAHATVDVTVSDILTSTDVPLVVHSFFDLNNAINHDGHTLPLLSIQVTELIDGIFIGGSVNHLIADGTSFWHFMAAWSEIFRSKQQDEYSISRPPIFKKWVLEGSDPVINLPFTHHNQFIDRQDQQAMFQERFFHFSSAIVSRLKSKANAESNTHKISSLQAVSALLWRCITRVRRLPSESETVCKLVISNRRRLNPPLSDDYFGNPIQSVSGTATVEDLMTRGLGWAALQLHEAVVNHDDTAVKKWVESWFRSPVVYKRSQLFHPNVVHFGSSPRFDMYGCEFGLGKAVAARSGYMNKADGKMTMYPGQEGGGSMDVEVCLLPEYMMDLECDEEFITALKSN; encoded by the coding sequence ATGGCTTCCGCCACTGTACGGCGGATTTCTGAATGTTTCATTAAACCACTACATGATCTCCCACCAGATGCAAAGCAACCAATCTACTTCACACCCTTTGAGCTCATCTACCTCAACGCCAACTACAGCCAAAAAGGTCTTCTTTTTGCGAAACCATCCCCACCGGAAAATCATCATTTCTCCATAACCACTTTCTTGGAAGACCTCCGGCGTTCTCTCTCCGCCACCCTTACCCACTTTTACCCCCTCGCCGCCCGTCTAGCCACTCGAAAAGAAGAAAACCCACCTTCCTATGTTATCTACATAGACCCCGAAAACATCCCCGGAGTGAAGTTTGCTCACGCGACGGTGGACGTAACAGTCTCCGACATCCTTACCTCTACTGACGTACCCTTAGTTGTTCATTCATTCTTTGACCTTAACAATGCTATCAACCATGATGGTCATACACTACCATTGTTATCCATTCAGGTGACTGAGCTTATCGACGGCATCTTCATCGGTGGCTCCGTCAACCACCTTATCGCCGACGGGACTTCTTTCTGGCATTTCATGGCTGCTTGGAGTGAGATATTTAGATCTAAACAGCAAGATGAGTATTCCATCTCCCGTCCTCCGATATTCAAAAAATGGGTCCTTGAAGGGTCAGATCCTGTTATCAATCTTCCATTTACACACCACAACCAATTCATCGATCGACAAGATCAACAAGCTATGTTTCAAGAGAGATTCTTCCATTTCTCCTCAGCTATAGTCTCGAGACTCAAATCAAAAGCAAACGCTGAATCCAACACTCATAAAATCTCAAGTTTACAAGCAGTGTCAGCACTTTTATGGAGATGCATAACGCGAGTTCGACGCCTACCAAGTGAGAGTGAAACAGTCTGTAAACTTGTTATTAGTAATCGGCGTAGACTGAACCCACCTTTATCCGATGATTATTTCGGTAACCCGATTCAGTCAGTGAGTGGAACAGCAACTGTTGAGGATCTAATGACTCGAGGGCTCGGGTGGGCTGCTTTGCAGTTACATGAAGCTGTGGTAAATCACGATGATACAGCAGTGAAGAAATGGGTTGAGTCATGGTTTAGAAGCCCAGTAGTATATAAACGGAGTCAACTGTTCCATCCGAACGTTGTGCATTTTGGGAGCTCTCCGAGGTTTGACATGTATGGGTGTGAATTTGGGTTAGGGAAAGCGGTTGCGGCTAGAAGTGGGTACATGAACAAAGCCGACGGGAAGATGACAATGTATCCAGGTCAGGAAGGAGGCGGAAGCATGGATGTAGAAGTTTGTCTTTTGCCGGAGTATATGATGGATCTTGAATGTGATGAGGAGTTCATAACTGCTTTGAAGAGTAACTAA